The nucleotide sequence CGAAGACTTTTTGTCCATGGTGCGCGAATGCGGCATGAAAAACCAGTGCGGCCCCAACTCTGCCGCATCCTTCCAGGAATTTTTGCTGCACTACGCCACCCCCTACACCCGCGTGCTGGGCGAACATCTGCTGGCCGAAAAGCTGGAAAAAATGCCCACTGCGGAACTTGGCGCGGCCAGGCGTTTGCTGGACAAGGTGCGCGCCGGTCGTATTGACGAATTCATCTAACTGGCGGCTTGCGCCCTGTACCCTCCTCCAGGGCTTAAGAACTGCGAGTTACGCAAAAAGGCGGGCTTCAAGCCCGCCTTTTTGTATTGCAGATCGGTTGTGCAAGCAGCAGGTTACACAAAAAAAATCCAGGTCAGCAGTGCGAACAGCGGCACAAGAATGGCGGCTGACCATGCGATGTAGCCAAAAAATCCCGGCATGCGCACGCCCTGGTCTTCGGCTATGGCGCGCACCATAAAGTTTGGCGCGTTGCCAATGTAGCTGCACGCGCCCATAAAGACCGCACCGGCAGATATGGCCGCCAGCGTCTCGGGCATCTGGTGCATGAGGCTTTGCGCGTCGCCGCCCGCCATGTTGAAAAAAACCATGTAGGTCGGGGCGTTGTCCAAAAAACTGGAGAGTATGCCCGTGAGCCAGAAGTACATGGCGTTGACCGGTTGCCCGTCGCGTGAAACCAGCTCCACCAGCGGGGCCAACGCCCCGGATGCGCCCGCCTTGAGGATGGCCATGGCCGGAATCATGCTGACAAAAATGCCAAAAAACAGCTGGGCCACTTCTTCAATGGGCCCCCACGAAAAGCCGTTGAGCTCGCGACATTTGCGGCTTGTGTGCCGTAGCGAAAGCCATGCCAGCGTCAGCAGGGCGGCGTCACGCAAAATGTTTTGCCCTTCAAGGGGTACGCCGCCCACAGTGGCGACCGTGCCCAGAGGGTACAGGCCGGAAAGCAGCACGGCAAGCACAACGCCCAGCAAAAACAGCAGGTTTATCTTGCCGTCCAGCCCCAGCTTTTCCTGGGGCTGACTCTTTCGCATCGGGGTTTGCTGCATGGGCCCGGCCTCAGGTTCGTCAGGCATG is from Desulfovibrio desulfuricans and encodes:
- a CDS encoding sodium:proton antiporter, translated to MTVFRFAAVIMSALLLSPGAALAAAHHLSVPGTLSAWWIIPFAGMLLSIAVMPLAAHVFWEHHRGKISLFWALTFLAPCLAVYGPSVTFYEFCHSILLDYIPFLVLLFSLYTVAGGVRLTGSLTGTPPVNLGILALGTLLASWMGTTGAAMLLVRPLLRANAHRRYRVHSVVFFIFLVANIGGSLSPLGDPPLFLGFLKGVDFFWTTEHLFFKTLSLSLVLLTLYFILDTVLYNREGRPLPPASMPDEPEAGPMQQTPMRKSQPQEKLGLDGKINLLFLLGVVLAVLLSGLYPLGTVATVGGVPLEGQNILRDAALLTLAWLSLRHTSRKCRELNGFSWGPIEEVAQLFFGIFVSMIPAMAILKAGASGALAPLVELVSRDGQPVNAMYFWLTGILSSFLDNAPTYMVFFNMAGGDAQSLMHQMPETLAAISAGAVFMGACSYIGNAPNFMVRAIAEDQGVRMPGFFGYIAWSAAILVPLFALLTWIFFV